One Salinimonas marina DNA segment encodes these proteins:
- the fadA gene encoding acetyl-CoA C-acyltransferase FadA, with amino-acid sequence MKDVVVIDCIRTPMGRSKGGVFRNVRAETLSAHLMSKLLERNPGVNPAEIEDIIWGCVQQTKEQGFNIARNAQLLTDIPRSTGAVTVNRLCGSSMQALHDAAKGIMTGNGEVFMIGGVEHMGHVPMNYNLDFHPGLAKHTAKASGNMGMTAELLGRQNGITREMQDAFGARSHQRAALAHEEGRWANEIAPIEAHDADGALKVIDYDEVIRPETTVETLGGLRPVFDPVNGTVTAGTSSAISDGASAMLLMSADRAKALGLKPRAKIRAMAVSGCDAAIMGFGPVPATQKALKRAGMTMDDIQLAEFNEAFAAQALSCIKQLGWLDNYDEKVNLNGGAIALGHPLGCSGARISTTLLNLMEANDKSVGLATMCIGLGQGIATIFERV; translated from the coding sequence ATGAAAGATGTAGTAGTTATTGATTGTATTCGTACCCCCATGGGTCGCTCCAAAGGCGGGGTATTCAGAAACGTGCGGGCAGAAACGCTGTCTGCTCACCTGATGAGCAAACTGCTTGAGCGTAATCCTGGGGTTAACCCGGCTGAAATTGAAGATATTATCTGGGGCTGTGTACAGCAAACCAAGGAACAGGGCTTTAATATTGCCCGCAATGCGCAGCTGCTTACCGATATCCCCCGTAGCACCGGCGCGGTAACGGTGAACCGTCTGTGCGGCTCATCAATGCAGGCATTGCATGATGCCGCTAAAGGCATTATGACCGGCAACGGTGAGGTCTTTATGATTGGTGGGGTTGAGCACATGGGTCATGTGCCTATGAACTACAATCTCGACTTTCATCCGGGGCTAGCCAAGCATACGGCCAAAGCCTCGGGCAACATGGGCATGACTGCCGAGCTGCTGGGCCGTCAGAACGGTATCACCCGCGAAATGCAGGATGCCTTTGGCGCCCGTTCTCATCAGCGTGCGGCACTGGCCCATGAAGAAGGCCGCTGGGCAAATGAAATTGCCCCGATTGAAGCCCATGATGCCGATGGCGCATTGAAAGTTATTGATTATGATGAAGTGATTCGCCCGGAAACCACGGTGGAAACCTTAGGCGGTCTGCGTCCGGTATTTGATCCGGTCAATGGTACGGTAACCGCGGGAACTTCTTCGGCGATTTCTGACGGCGCCTCAGCCATGTTGCTGATGTCAGCCGACCGGGCCAAAGCCCTGGGGTTGAAACCCCGCGCTAAGATTCGGGCAATGGCAGTCTCAGGGTGTGATGCCGCCATTATGGGCTTTGGTCCGGTACCGGCGACCCAAAAAGCACTGAAACGGGCCGGTATGACCATGGATGATATCCAGCTGGCTGAGTTTAATGAAGCATTTGCGGCGCAGGCGCTGTCATGCATCAAACAGCTGGGCTGGCTGGATAACTATGATGAGAAAGTTAACCTGAACGGCGGCGCGATTGCCCTGGGCCACCCGCTGGGCTGCTCAGGAGCTCGTATCAGCACCACCTTGCTTAACCTGATGGAAGCAAACGATAAGTCTGTGGGCCTGGCCACCATGTGTATCGGTCTGGGTCAGGGCATCGCGACCATTTTTGAACGCGTATAA
- a CDS encoding phosphoglycerate mutase family protein, whose amino-acid sequence MWLSFVRACCGAALLFTLPGFAEPVKSVYLIRHAEKGITEGHSRDPQLTECGQQRAQALAGFFKSVPLQAIYSTDYQRTLHTAAPIASAQQLEVRQYDPNQLEQFAQTLQQQPEQNILVVGHSNTTPTLAKHLTGRPVAALTEADFDRLYQVLLTPAQPQLNVFRQTFRCAG is encoded by the coding sequence ATGTGGTTAAGTTTTGTTCGGGCTTGCTGCGGTGCAGCGCTATTATTCACACTGCCAGGATTTGCTGAGCCGGTTAAATCCGTGTATCTGATTCGCCATGCAGAAAAGGGGATCACCGAAGGACATAGCCGGGATCCCCAGCTAACTGAATGCGGTCAACAGCGCGCCCAGGCGCTGGCGGGCTTTTTTAAATCCGTACCCTTGCAGGCCATTTACAGCACCGATTATCAACGTACCTTACACACCGCCGCCCCCATCGCTTCGGCCCAGCAGCTTGAGGTCAGACAGTATGACCCGAATCAGCTTGAACAATTTGCCCAAACTCTGCAGCAGCAGCCAGAGCAAAACATTCTGGTCGTCGGACACAGTAATACCACGCCCACTTTGGCCAAACATCTTACTGGCAGACCGGTAGCCGCGCTTACCGAAGCCGACTTTGACCGGCTCTATCAGGTACTCCTGACCCCGGCCCAGCCTCAGCTGAATGTGTTTCGTCAAACCTTCCGATGTGCCGGTTAA
- a CDS encoding DUF1801 domain-containing protein — protein sequence MTTNKTQPTTASVEQFLAQVEHPVRRQDGFTLLQLMKRISGQPAVMWGPSIVGFGAHEYTLASGTTGTICQIGFSPRSNALVLYLGSFSQRQALLDQLGKHRRSKGCIYVNRLEDIQMPVLEALCEQAYLHGN from the coding sequence ATGACCACCAACAAAACTCAGCCAACCACAGCCAGTGTTGAGCAGTTTCTTGCCCAGGTAGAACATCCTGTGCGTCGCCAGGATGGCTTTACGTTATTGCAGCTGATGAAACGTATAAGCGGTCAGCCGGCCGTGATGTGGGGGCCTTCGATTGTTGGCTTCGGCGCCCATGAATATACGCTGGCCAGCGGCACCACCGGTACCATCTGTCAGATTGGTTTTTCTCCCAGAAGCAACGCGCTAGTGCTGTACCTGGGCAGTTTTAGCCAGCGACAAGCCTTGCTGGACCAGCTGGGTAAGCACCGGCGCAGTAAAGGCTGCATTTATGTCAACCGGCTTGAAGATATCCAGATGCCGGTACTTGAAGCCTTATGTGAACAGGCTTATCTGCACGGCAACTAA
- a CDS encoding PhzF family phenazine biosynthesis protein yields the protein MELKLDIINAFTDTQFKGNPAAVVITDTPLAVGLMQNIASQNNLSETAFLCPATAQQPGLPTAADYTIRWFSPVCEIDFCGHASLASAFVVFSREPQRTRLSLYADAVGVFEITRPDPTSDPKQKQFEMMFPNRMPHQLATVPEALAAGLSLPPSEVWQNTQAYFAIYEDEQQIYALTQQPTVIAQLAPLDVVATAPGTDYDFVSRYFWPSNGSDEDPVTGSIHTGLAPFWSQRLNQACLHAYQASARGGQLNCRVTPQKVYIRGAAVHYLTGTISV from the coding sequence ATGGAATTAAAGCTCGATATTATTAATGCATTTACCGATACCCAGTTTAAAGGCAACCCGGCCGCGGTGGTCATCACCGATACCCCCTTAGCTGTCGGGTTAATGCAAAACATTGCCAGTCAGAACAATCTTTCAGAAACCGCCTTTTTATGTCCTGCCACCGCGCAGCAGCCTGGATTACCGACAGCGGCCGACTATACCATTCGCTGGTTTTCGCCGGTTTGCGAAATTGACTTTTGCGGGCATGCGTCGCTGGCATCAGCCTTTGTGGTGTTTTCCCGCGAGCCGCAGCGCACCAGGCTAAGTCTTTATGCAGACGCCGTAGGCGTGTTTGAAATCACCCGCCCCGACCCGACTTCTGATCCAAAGCAGAAACAATTTGAAATGATGTTTCCCAACCGTATGCCACACCAGCTTGCGACGGTTCCCGAGGCATTGGCAGCGGGGCTGTCACTGCCACCTTCAGAAGTGTGGCAAAACACCCAGGCTTATTTTGCGATCTATGAAGATGAACAACAGATTTATGCACTGACCCAGCAGCCAACGGTGATAGCACAATTAGCGCCGCTGGATGTGGTGGCAACCGCGCCGGGCACCGACTACGATTTTGTGTCCCGGTATTTTTGGCCGTCTAATGGTTCCGATGAAGATCCGGTAACGGGTTCTATTCACACCGGACTGGCACCGTTCTGGAGTCAACGTCTTAACCAAGCCTGCCTGCATGCTTATCAGGCTTCAGCCCGCGGCGGTCAGCTGAATTGTCGGGTCACACCGCAAAAGGTATACATTCGCGGCGCGGCCGTGCACTATTTAACAGGCACCATTTCGGTGTAG
- a CDS encoding NYN domain-containing protein, which yields MPKVSVFVDVQNVYYTTRSSFGKNFDYNRFWAKVSQQHTITQAFAYAINKNDEKQKQFQNILRAIGFEVKLKPFIQRADGSAKGDWDVGIAVDMMECAAYSEAMILVSGDGDFDILVTRIQQKYGIPVEVYGTPALTAASLQQAATRFIPIDHELLL from the coding sequence ATGCCCAAGGTCAGTGTGTTTGTGGATGTGCAGAATGTGTATTACACCACCCGAAGTAGTTTTGGCAAAAATTTTGACTACAATCGATTTTGGGCCAAGGTTAGCCAGCAGCACACCATTACCCAGGCTTTTGCTTACGCCATCAATAAAAATGACGAAAAGCAAAAGCAATTTCAGAATATTCTGCGTGCTATCGGCTTTGAGGTAAAACTAAAGCCTTTTATTCAGCGTGCCGACGGCTCCGCCAAAGGCGACTGGGACGTGGGTATAGCGGTCGATATGATGGAATGCGCCGCCTACAGTGAGGCCATGATTCTGGTTTCCGGCGACGGTGATTTTGATATTCTGGTGACCCGCATTCAGCAAAAATACGGTATTCCGGTTGAGGTTTATGGCACCCCGGCCCTGACCGCGGCCAGTTTGCAACAGGCCGCTACCCGCTTTATCCCCATTGATCACGAATTACTGCTGTAA